A stretch of the Candidatus Polarisedimenticolaceae bacterium genome encodes the following:
- a CDS encoding metalloregulator ArsR/SmtB family transcription factor gives MQSAAAENRIFQALADPSRRAILKSLMGGEAAVKDLTARFDITQPAVSQHLAALKGAGLVSDRREGRLVYYRVDPRGMKPLIDWLAHYRSFWTEHVRRLEKLLERMD, from the coding sequence ATGCAGAGCGCGGCGGCAGAGAACAGGATCTTCCAGGCGCTCGCCGACCCGAGCCGCCGCGCGATCCTGAAGTCGCTCATGGGCGGCGAAGCGGCGGTCAAGGACCTGACGGCCCGCTTCGACATCACGCAGCCGGCCGTCTCGCAGCACCTCGCGGCGCTCAAGGGCGCCGGCCTCGTGAGCGACCGGCGCGAAGGGCGCCTCGTTTACTACCGGGTCGATCCGCGCGGGATGAAGCCGCTCATCGACTGGCTCGCGCACTACCGCAGCTTCTGGACGGAGCACGTGCGCCGCCTGGAGAAGCTGCTCGAGAGGATGGACTGA
- a CDS encoding DUF1572 family protein, giving the protein MNGTAYLTDVIERFRELRRQCDRAIAQVAYDQWSHRLDPGSNSIVTLMLHLSGNMLSRWTDFLTTDGEKPTRDRDSEFEDPASLSREDLLARWERGWACLFDALTSLAETDLDRDVTIRSEPHSVVEAINRQLTHYGAHTGQIVFLAKHLAGPKWRTLSIPRGGSSAFNEQLTKGKSGGSR; this is encoded by the coding sequence ATGAACGGCACCGCTTACCTCACCGACGTCATCGAACGCTTCCGGGAGCTGCGGCGGCAGTGCGACCGCGCCATCGCTCAGGTGGCGTACGACCAGTGGAGCCACCGGCTCGATCCCGGGTCGAACAGCATCGTCACGCTCATGCTCCATCTGTCGGGAAACATGCTCTCCCGCTGGACCGATTTCTTGACCACCGACGGAGAGAAACCGACGCGCGACCGCGACTCGGAGTTCGAGGACCCGGCATCGCTGTCGCGAGAGGACCTGCTGGCGCGATGGGAGCGGGGCTGGGCGTGCCTGTTCGACGCTCTCACATCGCTCGCCGAAACCGACCTGGACCGCGACGTCACCATCCGCTCGGAGCCTCATTCGGTGGTCGAGGCGATCAACCGCCAGCTCACGCACTACGGCGCCCACACGGGCCAAATCGTATTCCTTGCGAAGCACCTCGCCGGTCCCAAGTGGCGCACGTTGAGCATTCCTCGCGGGGGCTCCTCGGCCTTCAACGAGCAGCTCACGAAGGGCAAGTCGGGAGGGTCCCGGTGA
- a CDS encoding cupin domain-containing protein, which produces MNRVMALAGVFAVGMVAGSVANELVHAQAPPYETKQVLQSDLKNLPGQEVVVFESTWQPGARLPLHLHPNGHEITYVVEGEQTFEIEGVGTKVVKAGEAIYTPPNTPHFGRNATDKISKTVVIRIKDKDKPVMVEIKK; this is translated from the coding sequence ATGAATCGAGTCATGGCCCTGGCCGGAGTCTTCGCAGTCGGAATGGTGGCGGGCAGCGTCGCGAACGAGCTCGTCCACGCTCAAGCTCCGCCCTACGAAACGAAGCAGGTTCTTCAATCAGACTTGAAGAACCTTCCGGGTCAGGAAGTTGTCGTCTTCGAATCGACGTGGCAACCCGGAGCCCGGCTGCCCCTGCACTTGCATCCGAACGGCCACGAGATCACGTACGTCGTCGAGGGAGAACAGACGTTCGAGATCGAAGGCGTCGGGACGAAGGTGGTGAAGGCGGGGGAGGCGATCTACACGCCTCCCAACACCCCTCACTTCGGTCGCAACGCCACCGACAAGATCTCGAAGACCGTCGTGATCCGGATCAAGGACAAGGACAAGCCGGTCATGGTCGAGATCAAGAAGTAG
- a CDS encoding transposase, which yields MGRPGPKKTPSYGLEFKRAAVQLSYRPGIQVQAVAEALDIHPYMLSRWRKEFREGRLRPKTGVSKQKTSRPPVREVRALQELEREHRMLQEEHALLKKAIRFCSEQKARRSRSSKRTGNR from the coding sequence ATGGGGCGACCGGGCCCGAAGAAAACGCCAAGCTACGGCCTTGAGTTCAAGCGAGCGGCAGTGCAACTCAGTTACCGTCCCGGGATTCAGGTTCAGGCGGTCGCCGAAGCGCTGGACATCCACCCGTACATGCTGTCGCGATGGCGGAAGGAATTCCGCGAGGGACGCCTTCGGCCCAAAACTGGGGTGTCGAAGCAGAAGACGTCGAGGCCGCCAGTGCGAGAAGTTCGCGCACTGCAGGAGCTCGAGCGTGAGCATCGGATGCTGCAGGAGGAGCATGCCCTCCTAAAAAAAGCCATCCGGTTCTGTTCCGAACAAAAGGCGAGACGTTCACGTTCATCGAAGCGCACCGGAAATCGATGA
- a CDS encoding amino acid racemase → MKVIGIVGGIGPESTVDYYRLLLSRFRKAGSHETPGIFINSIDLSRLLSLAGLDDRAGLIEYLLGAVEALARAGTELALFAANTPHLVFDEVQQRSPIELVSIVEATCETAQGMGLKRVGLIGARFTMQGEFYPAAFARRGIAVVVPVAEDQVYVHERYVNELVSGKFLPETRAGFMAVIERMHRRDGIDGVVLGGTELPLLLRDSAHPLPFLDTTQIHVDAVVARALADAAG, encoded by the coding sequence GTGAAGGTCATCGGCATCGTCGGTGGAATCGGGCCGGAGTCGACGGTCGATTACTACCGATTGCTTCTGTCCCGCTTCCGTAAAGCCGGCAGCCACGAGACTCCCGGCATCTTCATCAACAGCATCGATCTGTCGAGGTTACTGTCCCTTGCAGGACTGGATGACCGTGCCGGCCTCATCGAGTATTTGCTCGGGGCGGTCGAAGCGCTGGCCCGCGCCGGGACGGAGCTCGCCTTGTTTGCGGCGAACACTCCTCATCTCGTTTTCGACGAGGTCCAGCAGCGCTCGCCGATCGAGCTCGTGAGTATCGTGGAAGCCACGTGCGAGACCGCGCAGGGCATGGGATTGAAGCGAGTCGGACTGATAGGAGCACGGTTCACAATGCAGGGGGAGTTTTACCCGGCAGCGTTCGCAAGGCGCGGAATCGCCGTGGTCGTTCCGGTGGCCGAGGATCAGGTCTACGTTCACGAGAGGTACGTCAACGAGCTGGTGTCGGGAAAGTTCTTGCCTGAGACACGCGCCGGATTCATGGCCGTGATCGAGCGCATGCATCGGCGCGACGGGATCGACGGTGTGGTCCTCGGTGGGACCGAGCTGCCGTTGCTCTTGCGAGACTCCGCGCACCCATTGCCGTTCCTCGACACGACGCAGATTCACGTCGATGCGGTGGTAGCTCGCGCCCTTGCGGACGCAGCCGGCTAA
- a CDS encoding propionyl-CoA synthetase — MKTGYRETYDRWRRDPERFWAEAAEAIHWERKWDRVLDDTKAPFYRWFTGGVLNTCYNALDVHVDRGRGERAALIYDSPVTGTMKTYTYRELQGEVARFAGALAASGVGKGDRVIIYMPMVPEAVVAMLACARIGAVHSVVFGGFAAHELAARIDDAKPKVVVSGSCGIEPGRVVPYKPLLDRAIEIATAKPERCVILQRPQLEASMVAGRDVAWSEFVAKARPAECVSVAATDPLYILYTSGTTGMPKGVVRDNGGHAVALKWSMGSVYGVSPDEVFWSASDLGWAVGHSYIVYGPLLHGNTTVLYEGKPVGTPDPGAFWRVASQHGVSALFTAPTAFRAIKREDPEGTHMHRYDMSRFRTLFLAGERCDPDTLLWAGEKLGVPVIDHWWQTETGWPVGANFAGLGLFPVKPGSCGRAVPGYDVRVLGDDGHDVPAGTTGNIVIKLPLPPGCLPTLWKRDDAYRDGYLTAFPGFYKTADAGFMDEEGYISVMSRTDDVINVAGHRLSTGVLEEVLAAHHDVAECAVFGAADEMKGEVPLGLVVLKAGVARPPAEIVAELIEMVRERVGPVASFKVATVVKRLPKTRSGKIVRGTIKHIADGTPYHVPPTIDDPAILDEIKADLASLGYPR; from the coding sequence GTGAAGACCGGATATCGGGAAACGTACGATCGTTGGCGGCGCGACCCGGAGCGATTCTGGGCGGAGGCGGCGGAGGCGATCCACTGGGAGCGGAAGTGGGATCGCGTGCTCGACGACACGAAGGCGCCCTTCTACCGGTGGTTCACCGGCGGCGTGCTCAACACCTGTTACAACGCGCTCGACGTGCACGTCGACCGCGGCCGGGGTGAGCGAGCTGCACTGATCTACGACAGCCCGGTCACCGGGACGATGAAGACCTACACCTACCGCGAGCTTCAGGGCGAGGTGGCGCGGTTCGCGGGCGCGCTCGCCGCGAGCGGCGTGGGGAAGGGCGACCGCGTCATCATCTACATGCCGATGGTGCCGGAGGCGGTGGTCGCGATGCTCGCCTGCGCGCGTATCGGTGCCGTGCACTCGGTCGTCTTCGGCGGATTCGCCGCGCACGAGCTGGCCGCGCGCATCGACGACGCGAAGCCGAAGGTCGTCGTCAGCGGGTCGTGCGGCATCGAGCCGGGGCGCGTCGTTCCCTACAAGCCGCTCCTCGACCGCGCGATCGAGATCGCCACGGCGAAGCCGGAGCGGTGCGTGATCCTCCAGCGGCCGCAGCTCGAGGCGTCGATGGTCGCGGGGCGCGACGTCGCGTGGTCGGAGTTCGTCGCCAAAGCGCGGCCGGCGGAGTGCGTCAGCGTCGCCGCGACCGATCCGCTCTACATCCTCTACACATCCGGCACCACGGGGATGCCGAAGGGCGTCGTCAGGGACAACGGCGGGCACGCGGTGGCGCTGAAGTGGAGCATGGGAAGCGTCTACGGCGTCTCGCCGGACGAGGTGTTCTGGTCCGCGTCCGATCTCGGCTGGGCCGTCGGCCACTCCTACATCGTGTACGGCCCGCTGCTGCACGGGAACACCACGGTGCTCTACGAGGGGAAGCCCGTCGGCACGCCTGATCCGGGAGCGTTCTGGCGCGTGGCGTCGCAGCACGGTGTGAGCGCGCTCTTCACGGCGCCGACGGCGTTCCGCGCGATCAAGCGCGAGGATCCCGAAGGCACGCACATGCACCGGTACGACATGAGCCGCTTCCGCACGCTGTTCCTCGCCGGCGAGCGTTGCGATCCGGACACGTTGCTGTGGGCGGGCGAGAAGCTGGGCGTTCCCGTCATCGATCACTGGTGGCAGACGGAAACGGGCTGGCCGGTCGGAGCGAACTTCGCGGGCCTCGGACTGTTTCCGGTGAAGCCGGGGTCGTGCGGCAGGGCGGTGCCCGGCTACGACGTGCGCGTGCTGGGCGACGACGGGCACGACGTGCCCGCAGGCACCACGGGCAATATCGTCATCAAGCTTCCGCTGCCGCCGGGCTGCCTTCCGACTCTCTGGAAGCGCGACGATGCGTACCGCGACGGCTACCTGACCGCGTTCCCCGGCTTCTACAAGACCGCCGATGCGGGGTTCATGGACGAGGAGGGCTACATCTCGGTCATGAGCCGCACCGACGACGTCATCAACGTCGCGGGGCACCGCCTCTCCACCGGCGTCCTCGAAGAGGTGCTCGCGGCGCACCACGACGTGGCGGAGTGCGCGGTCTTCGGCGCGGCCGACGAGATGAAGGGCGAGGTCCCGCTGGGGCTCGTCGTCCTCAAGGCCGGTGTCGCCCGGCCTCCTGCGGAGATCGTTGCGGAGCTCATCGAGATGGTGCGCGAGAGGGTGGGGCCCGTCGCGTCGTTCAAGGTGGCGACGGTCGTGAAGCGCCTTCCCAAGACGCGGTCGGGAAAGATCGTCCGCGGGACGATCAAGCACATCGCAGACGGGACGCCCTACCACGTGCCGCCGACGATCGACGACCCCGCGATCCTCGACGAGATCAAGGCCGACCTCGCGTCGCTCGGTTACCCGAGATGA
- a CDS encoding metalloregulator ArsR/SmtB family transcription factor has protein sequence MHAVPPHRILNRMVQYVQARLDVAFAALSDATRRGVLEQLGRSDASITDLAAKFHMTLTGMKKHVGVLEQAGLVSTEKVGRVRTCKLGSRRLEEATAWLERFHQRWEARFDELDRVVEELKLKEKIDGRKKRE, from the coding sequence TTGCATGCCGTCCCACCTCACCGTATACTGAACCGTATGGTTCAGTATGTACAAGCCCGGCTGGATGTCGCGTTCGCCGCGCTGTCGGATGCCACCCGGCGCGGCGTTCTGGAGCAGCTCGGACGCTCCGACGCTTCGATCACGGACCTCGCCGCGAAGTTCCACATGACCCTCACGGGCATGAAGAAGCACGTCGGCGTCCTGGAGCAGGCCGGGCTCGTCTCCACGGAGAAGGTTGGGCGCGTGCGGACCTGCAAGCTCGGCTCACGCCGGTTGGAGGAAGCGACGGCGTGGCTCGAGAGGTTCCACCAGCGCTGGGAAGCACGATTTGACGAGTTGGACAGGGTTGTCGAGGAGCTGAAACTGAAGGAGAAGATCGATGGACGCAAGAAGAGAGAGTGA
- a CDS encoding nuclear transport factor 2 family protein yields the protein MDNVSFLKSLYEAFGRGEIPAVLGAMSPDIKWYQAESNPYRPSGEPWVGPDTVLNSLFVRLGSEWDGFTVHPKSFHDAGRSVIVEGRYTGKYKATGKSMDAQVCHVWDIKDGKLTRFQQYMDTAKVQDVMGAK from the coding sequence ATGGACAACGTGAGTTTTCTCAAGAGTCTCTACGAGGCGTTCGGCCGCGGCGAGATCCCGGCCGTGCTCGGGGCGATGAGCCCGGACATCAAGTGGTATCAGGCCGAGAGCAACCCGTACCGGCCCAGCGGCGAGCCGTGGGTGGGACCGGACACGGTCCTGAACAGTCTCTTCGTCAGGCTGGGTTCGGAGTGGGACGGCTTCACGGTTCATCCCAAGTCGTTTCACGACGCGGGCCGCAGCGTCATCGTCGAGGGCCGCTACACCGGCAAGTACAAGGCGACCGGGAAGAGCATGGACGCACAGGTCTGCCACGTGTGGGACATCAAGGACGGCAAGCTCACCAGATTCCAGCAGTACATGGACACGGCGAAGGTCCAGGACGTGATGGGGGCCAAGTAG
- a CDS encoding IS3 family transposase, whose translation MFRTKGETFTFIEAHRKSMSVARLCTLFGVTRAGYYAWRQRPASPRREQDRRLLETMESVFKQSGGTYGSPRLHQALATQGFRISRRRVERLMRVGGLRARVVRVYRRKAGTHRWFNQHPNRVQRTLATRRDQIWVGDVTYLPVGGRWWFLVTVLDQYSRRVLSWRLGSVRDARFTRAAIAAAIRRRGPERGLIFHSDRGSEFLGSALRDHLEKHGVYQSVTRGGAPDENAHMESFFHSLKADVIHGQRFESVRDLRRELHRYVSYYNRKRLHSALSYQSPVDYEKGAA comes from the coding sequence CTGTTCCGAACAAAAGGCGAGACGTTCACGTTCATCGAAGCGCACCGGAAATCGATGAGCGTCGCCCGCCTGTGCACGCTGTTTGGCGTGACACGGGCCGGCTACTACGCGTGGCGGCAGCGCCCCGCGAGTCCTCGCCGGGAACAGGACCGGAGACTTCTTGAGACGATGGAATCAGTTTTCAAGCAGAGTGGCGGGACGTATGGAAGTCCGCGACTCCATCAGGCCCTCGCGACCCAAGGTTTTCGCATCAGTCGCCGACGAGTTGAACGGTTGATGCGGGTCGGTGGATTGAGAGCGCGCGTCGTGCGCGTCTACCGCCGGAAGGCCGGGACACATCGATGGTTCAACCAGCACCCGAACCGTGTGCAGCGGACCTTGGCGACTCGCCGCGATCAGATCTGGGTGGGCGACGTGACGTATCTCCCGGTCGGAGGGCGCTGGTGGTTTCTGGTGACGGTCCTGGATCAATATTCTCGCCGAGTGTTGTCCTGGCGGCTTGGTTCCGTTCGAGACGCACGATTCACGCGTGCGGCGATCGCGGCCGCGATCCGTCGGCGAGGCCCTGAGAGGGGATTGATCTTTCACAGCGATCGGGGCAGTGAGTTTCTGGGCTCAGCGCTCCGTGATCACCTTGAGAAACATGGCGTGTACCAGAGCGTGACTCGAGGTGGCGCGCCGGACGAGAACGCACATATGGAATCGTTCTTTCACTCGCTGAAGGCTGACGTCATTCATGGTCAGCGCTTCGAAAGCGTGAGAGATCTTCGTCGAGAACTACATCGATACGTCAGCTACTACAACCGCAAGCGTCTTCATTCCGCACTGTCTTATCAATCACCAGTTGACTATGAAAAGGGAGCCGCGTAG
- a CDS encoding VOC family protein, with protein sequence MSKVTPFLMFNDQLEAAMAFYAATFPDSEIKNVARTGKDGPVTSAEFVIGGQSFMGYNGGPYFKFSEGFSLFVDCEDQGEVDLYWNKLVSAGATPSQCGWITDQFGVTWQIVPRRFMELIADKNPKKVQAVMDAMMKMVKLDVAALERAYDGA encoded by the coding sequence ATGTCCAAAGTGACACCTTTCTTGATGTTCAACGACCAACTCGAAGCTGCAATGGCGTTCTACGCCGCCACATTCCCGGACTCCGAGATCAAGAACGTCGCCCGCACCGGTAAGGACGGCCCCGTCACGTCCGCCGAATTCGTCATCGGTGGTCAGTCCTTCATGGGATACAACGGCGGCCCGTACTTCAAGTTCTCCGAAGGCTTCTCGCTCTTCGTCGACTGTGAAGACCAGGGTGAAGTTGACCTGTACTGGAACAAGCTCGTCAGCGCCGGCGCAACCCCGTCGCAGTGTGGCTGGATCACCGATCAGTTCGGCGTCACGTGGCAGATCGTCCCGAGGCGTTTCATGGAGCTCATCGCCGACAAGAACCCGAAGAAGGTACAGGCTGTGATGGACGCGATGATGAAGATGGTGAAGCTCGACGTGGCGGCATTGGAGAGAGCGTACGATGGCGCCTAG
- a CDS encoding SRPBCC family protein, with amino-acid sequence MTNRTTSERKSDRELVVTRTFNAPARIVFEAWTKAELFKRWWVPKSFGMTLLSCEMDVRVGGTYRLVFRHPDFPEPMPFFGTYVEVIPNARLVWTNDEGGDGGAVTTVTFEEKGGKTHLVMTDLYPSKQALDDAVASGSTSGGMVEQFEQLDELFATS; translated from the coding sequence ATGACGAACCGCACGACGTCGGAACGGAAGTCCGATCGTGAGCTCGTCGTCACACGAACCTTCAATGCCCCGGCGCGCATCGTGTTCGAGGCGTGGACCAAGGCCGAGCTGTTCAAACGCTGGTGGGTACCGAAGTCGTTCGGCATGACCCTGCTCTCGTGTGAGATGGACGTTCGTGTCGGGGGCACCTACCGCTTGGTGTTCCGCCACCCCGACTTCCCCGAGCCCATGCCGTTCTTCGGCACGTACGTCGAAGTGATACCGAATGCACGCCTCGTCTGGACCAACGACGAGGGTGGCGACGGCGGAGCGGTCACCACGGTCACCTTCGAAGAGAAGGGCGGCAAGACGCACCTCGTCATGACCGACCTCTACCCCTCGAAGCAAGCCCTCGACGATGCCGTCGCCTCCGGCAGCACGAGCGGCGGGATGGTCGAGCAGTTCGAGCAGCTCGACGAGCTATTCGCTACTTCTTGA
- a CDS encoding SRPBCC domain-containing protein → MVTDKTAPGQTETIEMEFDLPHRPEKVWRALTDPELLREWLLPVIGFKAEPGAEFMFKTQPYPGWDGTVSCRMLAIDENRSLRYAWTVPFLETVVTFTLAPTASGTRLTLVQTGFKAEQKRESGGARYGWKMMGGKLADLLGRIA, encoded by the coding sequence ATGGTCACCGACAAGACGGCCCCTGGCCAGACCGAGACGATCGAGATGGAATTCGACCTCCCTCATCGGCCCGAGAAGGTGTGGCGCGCGCTCACCGATCCCGAGCTGCTCCGCGAGTGGCTGCTTCCGGTGATCGGATTCAAGGCCGAGCCCGGCGCGGAGTTCATGTTCAAGACGCAGCCGTACCCCGGCTGGGACGGCACCGTGAGCTGCCGCATGCTTGCGATCGACGAGAACCGGTCGCTCCGCTACGCGTGGACGGTGCCGTTCCTCGAGACGGTCGTGACGTTCACGCTGGCGCCGACGGCTTCGGGGACGCGCCTCACGCTCGTGCAGACCGGCTTCAAGGCCGAGCAGAAGCGCGAGTCGGGCGGAGCGCGCTACGGCTGGAAGATGATGGGCGGCAAGCTCGCCGACCTGCTCGGGAGGATCGCATGA
- a CDS encoding GyrI-like domain-containing protein has protein sequence MSHEVTLENVTARHVAAVRDRRPWTELGPKLIPLLDRVYVAVRAGQVVQPGQNLFIFRDGSDDEVTVEIGVEIASPLRAVDGIVSTTTLAGEVARTLHTGPYSGLRDAHQAVRRFIREHGRRHANVWWEVYGHWQNDPAKLETEVFHAVLPA, from the coding sequence GTGAGTCATGAGGTCACCCTCGAGAACGTGACCGCCCGGCACGTCGCGGCGGTGCGCGACCGCCGTCCGTGGACCGAGCTCGGTCCGAAGCTCATCCCGCTCCTCGACCGCGTCTACGTCGCCGTCCGCGCAGGGCAAGTGGTTCAGCCGGGCCAGAACCTCTTCATCTTCCGCGACGGATCGGACGACGAGGTCACGGTCGAGATCGGTGTCGAGATCGCCTCTCCGCTCCGCGCCGTCGACGGCATCGTCTCGACGACGACGCTCGCTGGGGAGGTCGCGCGGACGTTGCACACCGGTCCCTACTCTGGTCTCCGCGATGCGCATCAAGCCGTGCGCCGCTTCATTCGCGAGCACGGCCGCCGGCACGCGAACGTGTGGTGGGAGGTTTACGGCCACTGGCAGAATGATCCTGCGAAGCTGGAGACCGAAGTGTTCCACGCGGTGCTGCCGGCGTGA
- a CDS encoding DUF938 domain-containing protein, translated as MVEQPPDEPGHVAEFGKGGTPPAEADGRLDATAYHRNHMAIWSVLSRFLPGRSGDVLEIGSGTGQHVVEFAGQSPGITWWPSDHLDGHLRSIDAWRRHEGRDNVQAPVRLDAGAKDWKLAEHGLPSAFAAILCVNVIHIAPWHVAEGIFAGAGRHLSPGGRLFLYGAFRRDGAHNAPSNEAFDAGLRRDNPEWGVRDIADLRKLAEANRLRLAELVELPTNNATLVFERIGERGHP; from the coding sequence ATGGTCGAACAACCGCCGGACGAGCCCGGGCACGTCGCCGAATTCGGCAAGGGCGGCACGCCACCTGCCGAGGCCGACGGCCGGCTCGATGCGACGGCTTACCATCGCAACCACATGGCGATCTGGTCGGTGCTGTCACGCTTTCTCCCGGGCCGCAGCGGCGACGTGCTGGAGATCGGCAGCGGCACCGGTCAGCACGTGGTGGAGTTCGCCGGGCAATCGCCGGGGATCACGTGGTGGCCGAGCGACCATCTCGACGGTCACCTCCGCAGCATCGACGCTTGGCGCAGGCACGAGGGTCGCGACAACGTCCAGGCACCGGTCCGTCTCGATGCCGGCGCCAAGGACTGGAAGCTTGCGGAGCATGGGTTGCCATCAGCCTTTGCGGCGATTCTCTGCGTCAACGTCATCCACATCGCGCCATGGCACGTGGCGGAAGGCATCTTCGCCGGCGCGGGGCGCCATCTCAGTCCGGGCGGCAGGTTGTTCCTCTACGGCGCGTTCCGCCGCGATGGCGCGCACAATGCGCCGAGTAACGAGGCGTTCGATGCCGGCCTCCGGCGCGACAACCCGGAATGGGGCGTGCGCGACATCGCCGACCTGAGGAAGCTTGCGGAGGCGAACCGGCTCAGGCTCGCCGAGCTGGTCGAGTTGCCGACGAACAACGCGACGCTTGTCTTCGAGCGGATCGGAGAGCGAGGTCACCCATGA
- a CDS encoding VOC family protein: MSTANLNAIWPFFIVKDLHASIAFYRKRLGFRLEFEGPEGDPYYAGVTRDRVGIMLKAIAPDVLPQPNRTRHAWARWDAYISAADPDALFEEFKRQGVSFVKELSFIDDGLWGFEITDADGYVLAFACLRNPA; this comes from the coding sequence GTGAGCACCGCGAATCTCAACGCAATCTGGCCGTTCTTCATCGTCAAGGATCTGCACGCGTCGATCGCCTTCTATCGGAAGCGCCTCGGCTTCCGTCTCGAGTTCGAGGGCCCGGAAGGCGACCCGTACTACGCGGGCGTGACCCGGGACCGGGTCGGCATCATGCTCAAAGCGATCGCTCCCGATGTGCTGCCGCAACCGAATCGGACCCGTCACGCGTGGGCGCGGTGGGATGCCTACATCTCCGCGGCGGATCCCGATGCGCTGTTCGAGGAGTTCAAGCGGCAAGGGGTCTCGTTCGTGAAGGAATTGTCGTTCATCGACGACGGCCTCTGGGGGTTCGAGATCACCGATGCCGACGGGTACGTTCTCGCCTTCGCTTGCCTGCGGAATCCTGCTTGA
- a CDS encoding class I SAM-dependent methyltransferase, which translates to MQIVRLRSVGRRLSEAGIALFFPGGHRVSGIMWSVEGYLFPQEGVFLYQLGRSISAGRPIVEIGSMRGLSTCCLAAGIVASKAPGRLVSIDPHLYRTEAELRYNLRKMRVDEVVDVRVARAQDVAREWTEEISAVFIDGAHDLPSATQDFETWSPRVRPGGFVLIHDSTPLSKFPGPAAIADAELKVGPRFDLAGRIGSISWARVRGGDGWAPRLFGSSAVDALIGLAKRGRNVPGG; encoded by the coding sequence ATGCAGATCGTTCGCCTCAGGTCGGTCGGTCGACGTCTGTCGGAGGCGGGCATCGCCCTCTTCTTCCCCGGCGGACATCGTGTTTCCGGAATCATGTGGTCGGTCGAGGGCTACCTCTTCCCTCAAGAGGGTGTGTTCCTCTACCAGCTCGGAAGGTCGATCTCTGCGGGCCGTCCCATCGTGGAGATCGGATCGATGCGAGGCCTCTCGACGTGCTGCCTCGCCGCCGGCATCGTCGCGTCGAAGGCACCCGGCCGGCTCGTCTCCATCGATCCGCACCTGTACCGCACCGAGGCGGAGCTTCGATACAACCTGCGGAAGATGCGCGTCGACGAAGTGGTGGACGTGCGGGTCGCCCGTGCCCAGGACGTCGCGCGCGAGTGGACCGAAGAAATCTCGGCGGTCTTCATCGACGGCGCGCACGATCTCCCGAGCGCCACGCAGGACTTCGAGACGTGGAGCCCGCGGGTCCGGCCCGGGGGCTTCGTGTTGATTCACGACTCGACGCCACTGAGCAAGTTCCCGGGCCCGGCGGCCATCGCGGATGCCGAGCTCAAGGTCGGTCCGCGGTTCGACCTGGCGGGCCGGATCGGCAGCATCAGCTGGGCGAGGGTGCGCGGCGGCGACGGCTGGGCGCCGCGCTTGTTCGGCTCGTCGGCCGTCGATGCCCTCATCGGGCTCGCGAAGAGAGGACGGAACGTTCCGGGGGGATGA
- a CDS encoding DUF1801 domain-containing protein, with protein MKKTTASAAKPASKMIDARIEELGGWRGAMLAKLRAVVKAADPGIVEEWKWENPVWSHDGLICTGEAYKKVVKMTFAKGASLDDPSKLFNSSLDGNVRRAIDFHEGEKVDEKALKALIREAVALNKAK; from the coding sequence ATGAAGAAGACGACCGCATCCGCCGCCAAGCCGGCTTCGAAGATGATCGACGCCAGGATCGAAGAGCTCGGCGGCTGGCGCGGTGCGATGCTCGCGAAGCTCCGTGCCGTCGTGAAGGCCGCCGACCCCGGCATCGTCGAGGAGTGGAAGTGGGAGAACCCCGTGTGGTCGCACGACGGGCTCATCTGCACCGGCGAGGCGTACAAGAAGGTGGTGAAGATGACCTTCGCGAAGGGCGCGTCGCTCGACGACCCCTCGAAGCTCTTCAACTCGAGCCTCGACGGGAACGTGCGGCGCGCGATCGACTTCCACGAAGGCGAGAAGGTCGACGAAAAGGCGCTCAAGGCGCTCATCCGCGAGGCGGTGGCGCTCAACAAGGCGAAGTGA